The genomic window ATCCATCAAACCCGGAGTCGCGCCGAGGAGAAGACTTCATCGCAACGGGCTGGAGGCGAGCAACCTCCGCAGCTCGTCCTCGATCCTGCCGGGCGAATACCCGAGGCTGAAGGCCCTGGTGCTGTCCAGGGAAACATCGCGTGGGCGTGGCGCGGGCATTTTGACGTCCCGCTGTCTGCAGGCCCGCAGCCCAGCCTCCCCGAAACCCGCCAGGCGCGCCAGCAAAAGACCGAATGCGTACCGCGAGACCCGTTCCCGGCCCCCCAGGTGGAGGATCCCTCCGGTTTGCCGCAGCGCGAGGAAAATTCCCTCCACCGCCGATTCAGCGCTCACCGGAGTCCTGATCTCATCCGTGAACAGCGGCAGCTCGCGTCCGGACCGCATCGCCTCGATCATGGGCTGAACGAAACCGGACGAGAAAGGCCCCGGTTCCCCGAACATCAAGGGCAGGCGGCAGATGACCGCGTTCGGATATTCCGCGGCGACCATTTCCTCGGCCCGCGCCTTCTGTTCGCCATAAACGTTGACCGGAGAAACAGGGTCCCGTTCCCCGTACGGGGGGCTCAACCCGTCAAAAACCATGTCGGATGATATGAATAGGTAAGGGATGGCTGATTCGGCACAAAGCGCGGCGATGTGGAACGGCGCCTCGACATTGATTCTATACGACTCCGCCCGGTTTTCCTGGCACCAGTTGACATTGGTCGCCGCGGCGGCGTGAATGACGGCCCGGGGTTTGAGCCTCCGGAACATGTCGGCGGTTTGCGCGCGATCGGTGAGATCGACGACGTGGCCCCGGACCCCGTCAATGGCGATGGGATGTCGGTGGGCCACCCCGTGGATTTCCCACCGGTCCCTTTTCAGCCGGCAGACATTCCAGCCCAGAAGCCCGCTCGCCCCCGTCAACAGCAACCGCTTCACCGGTTGTCACCCGCGGAGTTCTTCTCCACGACGGGCCGACCACCCGAATCGCAACCGCCGTCACGGCGCCGTTGGGCCCAGCTTTCGGCGCGCCTCTCACCGTAGGTCTTCACGAACGCGTTCACGATCTCCTCCACCGGAACGTCCGCATAACTCCCGATGAACTCGATATATTCCATGTACCTCTGATGTTCGCTGTTGAACGCTTGAAACAAAGAATCATCCCGGCCGTTGAAATCGAGCGGGGGAACACGGTACCATTCGCAGAGCTCCCGATTGAACGCGGGCGTGGCCTTGACCCAGCCGCCGCCGAGGAAAAACTCCGCAAAAGCGTGATATACGAACACATCGGTGCCGAGCCTATCGGTCAACCGTTCGCCGGCAAGATGATTGCGCACATTCGCGAATCCGAGCCGGCACGGAATGCCGCAGGCCCTCGAAAGGGCGCACAGGAGCGAAGCCTTCGGAATGCAGAAACTCTTGCCGCAGGACAGGACATAGCTGGCGCGATAGTACAGTGGTTCTTCAAACGGAAGATAGGGACTGTACCAGATGCCGTCCCGAACGGCGAGGTACAGCCTGACCGCCATCTGTCTGGGATCGCCGCAGCCGCGCACGGTCTTTTCGGCTAAATCCCGCACGGAGGGATGATCGCTGTCGATGATGGCTGTCGGCCGAAGATAAATGGGATCCGCGTCCATCATGAGTCATTGTCTCTTCAAGCTGCGCGCCGGGCTTTTCTCTATGGGCATTCTCCATTGGCAATGAATTCAACGATGCCTTCTATTATCATGACGAAAGCTTCCCATTCAAGGTTTTCCGCTTCTTTCCATCGAATTCCGCTCGATTTTGCGTCACCGGCCGGTCCATTGACGAAAGTCCCGGAAAGCCGGGCCGGCTGTGAGCTTGACAACGTTTGCGAGAGTGTGCTACAGGGCAATGCCGATTTCCCGAAGGGCTCACGGACGCGTTGCGGCCGCGGACGCCGGCGGGCCGGCGCGATTTGCGGTTGGGCAAAATAATCCTTGTTCCAGGCTGAAAAAATCATTGTCATTGTGCTTATCATGTGGTATTTGATACAGCTTGCTTGGGTTGATGCGACCCAGGCGAAGCGCATGTGTGGAGGGGTTCCCGAGTGGCCAAAGGGAGCAGACTGTAAATCTGCCGGCGAAGCCTTCGGAGGTTCGAACCCTCCCCCCTCCACCACTTTTTCATGATGTGTAGGAGATGGTGGCAGCCGAGCAGCGAGTCATTGTCGTTGGGACTACAGGGTGTCTTGGGACCGCAAAGAGCTATCGCAGGCTTCATGCATACGTTCCCACATCACGTGTGAACCTTCACCAATCATTCTTGTTGGCTGCTTTCTCGCAGGCCCACGTAGCTCAGTAGGTAGAGCACTTCCTTGGTAAGGAAGAGGTTCACCGGTTCGATCCCGGTCGTGGGCTCCAGTTTTTTTCTCGTTAATCGAGAGAGCACGCCGAATCACGATGCTCCCTTCGAATTCGGCCTCTACTCGGCACCTGAATACAAGTCAAGATCAGGAAGAAATATCGCTTGTGCGGCATTTGAGACAAATTTTCAGGAGGAAGTACGATGGGCAAGAAGAAATTTGAGCGGACGAAGCCGCATGTGAACGTGGGCACGGTGGGTCACATCGATCACGGCAAGACGACGTTGACGGCGGCCATCACCAAGCAGTTGGCCAAGCGCGGCCGGGCCGAATTCGTGCCGTTCGATCAGATTGACAAGGCACCCGAGGAGCGCGAGCGCGGCATCACCATCGCCACGGCGCACGTGGAATACGAGACGGACAAGCGGCATTACGCTCACGTGGACTGCCCGGGGCACGCGGATTACATCAAGAACATGATCACCGGAGCCGCTCAGATGGACGGAGCCATCCTGGTGGTGGCGGCCGACGACGGTCCGATGCCGCAGACCCGCGAGCATATTCTTCTGTCGCGTCAGGTGGGGGTTCCCTACATCGTGGTGTTTCTGAACAAGGTGGACATGGTGGATGATCCGGAGCTGATCGAGCTCGTGGAGCTGGAGTTGCGGGAGCTTCTGAGCAAGTACGGTTTTCCGGGCGACGACGTGCCCATCATCAAGGGTTCGGCGTTGCGGGCGCTGGAGGCCGACGATCCCGAGCATCCGGACACCAAGTGCATATTCGAGTTGATGGAAGCCATCGACGCGTATGTGCCGGACCCGGTGCGCGATATCGACAAGCCCTTTTTGATGCCCATCGAGGATGTGTTTTCGATCAGCGGGCGCGGCACGGTGGTGACGGGGCGTGTGGAGCGCGGGGTCATCCGGGTGAGCGAGGATGTGGAGATCGTGGGTTTCCGGCCGACGTTCAAGACGGTGTGCACGGGTGTGGAGATGTTCCGCAAGACCCTGGACCAGGGGCAGGCGGGCGACAACGTGGGGGTGCTGCTGCGGGGCACCAAGCGCGACGAGGTGGAGCGCGGGCAGGTGGTGGCCAAGCCGGGGAGCATCACGCCGCACACGAAGTTCAAGGCCGAGGTCTACGTGTTGAAAAAAGAGGAAGGCGGGCGGCACACGCCGTTTTTCCCGGGTTACCGGCCGCAGTTTTATTTCCGCACCACCGACGTCACGGGGATCATGACGCTGCCCGAGGGGGTGGAGATGGTCATGCCCGGAGACAACATCAGCACCGAGGTCCACCTGATCACGCCCGTGGCCCTGGAAAAGGAACTGCGCTTCGCCATCCGTGAAGGCGGTCGCACCGTCGGCGCAGGCGTCATCACCGAGATCATCGAGTAACGCGACTCAAAGCATATAAGGTGTGCGATCATGCGAACTCTTGTCACCCTGGCTTGTTCGGAATGCAAGCGTCGCAACTACACGACCACGAAGAACAAGCGGACGACACCTGAGAAGTTGAGCTTCAAGAAGTATTGCAGATTTTGTCATGCTCATACCGAGCATAAGGAAACCAAATAGACGGGAATCCGCCGGCAGGCGTTCCGACCGTTCGAAATGCCGCATGCCCTGTCCGAAGGGGCGCGGCGAGTTTGGATCGCCTGCCTCGATGGCTTCTGTCTAACGGTTCATCGACCTGTCAGGGAACTGACATTGAACAGGCTGGATGTGAATGAATCTGCCGAAGCTATTCACGAAGAAGAATGAAGCGGAGCGATCCGCGAAATCACCGAAGGCCGAAAGCTCCAGGAAGGCAAGTCTCAGGGCGGTCAAACCGAAGAAGACCGAAACCTCCAAGCGTCCCTCCAGGAAACCGGAGGAATCGCGACTCGCCTGGTGGCATGCTTCCCGACAGTATCTTCGGGAAGTGGTTTCCGAGCTGAAAAAGGTCGTCTGGCCGTCCCGGAAGGAGACCGTCGGTTCCACCGCCGTGGTGCTGGTGATCGTTGCCGTTTGCGGCGTTTTCCTGGGAATCGTAGACCAGGTTCTGAGCCTTCTGGTCCGCATGCTCATCGGCTGACGGCGAACGCGCCGATATCGGTTTTCGGGGCGATTCTTACACGCTATTGAATGGGGTTTTTCGTGGCCAAGTCATGGTACATAGTCCATACGTACTCGGGTTTTGAGCACAAGGTCAAATCGGCGTTGGAAGAACGTATCAAGGCCGAAGGAAAGGGGTCTTTGTTCGGTCAGATCCTGGTGCCCACCGAGAAAGTGATCGAACTGGTGAAGGGGCAGCGCAAGGCCTCCTCGCGAAAGTTCTATCCCGGTTACATTCTCGTACAGATGGAACTGAACGACGATACCTGGCATCTGGTGCGGCATACCCCGAAGGTCACGGGTTTCATAGGCAGTCAGGAACGCCCCATCCCTCTTTCGGACGAGGAGGCGGAGACGATCATCCTGCAAATGGAGGAAGGCGCCCAGAAACCTCGTCCGAAATTCCGTTTCGAAAAAGGAGACGAGGTTCGTGTCGTGGACGGTCCTTTCGCCAGTTTCAACGGGATCGTGGACGAAGTCATGCCGGACAAGGGAAAAGTGCGGGTTCTGGTGAGCATCTTCGGCCGCTCCACGCCGGTGGAGCTGGACTTCGTGCAGGTGAACCGAATCTGAGCATGCGGGTTTAAGATTGAGACATTGAGGAGTTGAAGCGAGAATGGCAAAAAAAGTAGTCACCAACATCAAGCTGCAGGTACCGGCAGGACAGGCGAATCCATCGCCTCCCATCGGCCCCGCGCTCGGCCAGCACGGGGTCAATATCATGGAGTTCTGCAAGGCCTTCAATGCCAGAACCCAGGGACAGGAAGGAATGATCATCCCGGTCGTGATCACCGTGTATGCTGATCGCTCTTTCACGTTCATTACCAAGACCCCTCCGGCCGCCGTGCTGCTCAAGAAAACGGCCCAGATCGCCAAGGGTTCCAACGAGCCGAACCGGACCAAGGTGGCCAAAGTGACCAGGGCCCAGGTGGAGGAAATCGCCAAGTTGAAGATGCCCGACCTGAACGCCAGGGACTTGGATGCAGCCGTTCTCACCATCATGGGAACCGCCCGCAGCATGGGGATCGAGGTCGAATAGGAATTGTGGCCGCCACGGATGACATGACAAGCAAGGTTTTGGAGAGTTAGAGATGGCAAAACACGGGAAAAAATATCGCGCCGCTCGCGCAACGATAGACCCTGCAAAGCGCTACACCTTCCAGGAGGCCTTGGAGCTGGCAACCGGGTCGATCTTCTGCAAGTTTGACGAGACACTTGATATCGCAGTCCGCCTGGGCGTCGATCCGAGGCATGCAGACCAGATGGTGCGCGGCACCGTGGTTTTGCCCAACGGGCTGGGAAAGCCCGTCCGAGTCCTGGTGTTCGCCAAGGGCGAAAAGGTCAAGGAGGCGCTCGACGCCGGTGCGGACCACGCGGGCGGCGACGAACTGGTCGATCGGATCAAGGAAGGCTGGCTCGAATTCGACAAGACGGTCGCAACCCCCGACATGATGGGTGCGGTCGGCAAGATCGGCAAAGTGCTCGGCCCCCGCGGCCTCATGCCCAATGCCAAGCTGGGAACGGTCACCTTCGATCTGCAGAAGGTGGTCAAGGAGATCAAGGCCGGAAAGGTCGACTTCCGGGTGGAAAAAACCGGGATCGTACATGCTCCGATGGGCAAGGTCTCCTTCGGGCAGGAGAAGCTGATCCAAAACATTTCCGCCTTCATCGACACGCTCATTCGGCTCAAACCGACGGCGGCCAAGGGAACCTACGTGCGGGGGATCGCCATCTCCACCACCATGGGGCCTGGGATCCAGATCGACCCGCTGGCGGTAAAGACGATCGTGGCTTGACGTTCGGAGGTCCCGACGGATCATCCGGACTTGAGGGAGATATTAACATCGCTAACTGCCGTTTGGTGTTTTCACCCATCTGAGACCGTAGGTACGCCTCGCAAGGCGTCTAAATCCCCTCCTCCGTGGGGGAGCCTACCGAGATGCATGAAGGAACCAGGCAGGCTCACGGACTCACGAGACCAGTCATCCACCATAAGATGGAAGGCAGCAGTCGAAAGCACGCCGGCAGAGGAAAGGAGGTTTGACAGACTTTGAACCGAGCCAAGAAAGAGCAAGTGGTTGCGGAACTGCATGAAAAACTGCAGCGCGCCAGTGCCGCTATTCTGACCGATTTCAAAGGGCTCACCGTGGCCGAAATGACGGATTTGCGCGGTGCGCTCGCCGCGGAAAAGGTCGAGTATCAGGTGGTGAAGAACACCCTGATGCGCCTCGCGAGCAAGGACACCGGTGCCGAAGCATTGGTGCCCATACTCAAGGGGACCTGCGCGGTGGCCATCGGGTACGGCGACCCCAGCATTCCGGCGAAGATCATCAAGAAATTCAACAAGACCAATGAAAAGCTCGCGATCAAAGCCGGAGCCCTGGGCATACGCCTTCTGAATTCGGATCAAGTGGCCGCCCTGGCAGAGCTGCCGCCGCGCGAAGAACTCTTGGCCAAACTTCTGGGGACCCTCAATGCGCTGCCGACCGGGTTGGTTACCGTGCTGAGCGGAGTGCCCAGAGCGTTTGTGGGTGTGCTGGCGGCTATTCAACGGAAAAGAGAAGAAGCCTGATATTTCTTATGGAGGAGACGGTAGATGTCTACGATCAGTAAAGAAGATGTGATCAAATTCATTGAAAACATGACCGTTTTGGAACTCAGTGAGCTCGTCAAGGAACTCGAAGAGCGCTTCGGCGTGAGCGCTGCAGCCCCCGTGGCCATGGCGGCCATGCCGGCGGGCGCGGCGGAAGCGGCGCCGGTGGCGGAGCAAACCGAGTTCTCCGTGGTGATCACCGGTGTCGGCGACAAGAAGATACAGGTCATCAAAGAGGTCCGGGCCATCACCAATCTGGGGCTCAAGGAAGCCAAGGACCTGGTTGAGAAAGTGCCCGGTGTGGTGAAGGAAGCAATTCCCAAGGATGAAGCCGAAGCGATTGCCAAGCAGTTGACCGAGGCGGGTGCCACTGTCGAAATCAAATAGATCAACCTCATGGATCTGGACATCGGAAATCGGCCTGGTCTATAGGGGCGATTTCCGATTTTCGATTTTTGCAGCACCTTGATTCCAAGTGATGAGTGATGCGCATGGGTAATGAGTTTCGAGCGTCCACGGCACCGGGTCGGACTCGTGACAAGCCCCCGTCACTCTTTGCTTTTTGAGTTTGCAGGAGAGACCATGCCTACGGCTTTGACCCATGAATACCGGGTGCGAAAGAATTTTGGCAAGATCCACAAAATCATCGACATCCCCAATCTCATCCAGATGCAGAAGGAAAGCTACGAGTTGTTTCTGCAGAGGGATGTCCCGTCGGAAGCCAGGAGCGAGCGCGGTCTGCAGGAGGTATTCAAGAGCGTTTTCCCCATCGAGGACTTCAGCGGAACGGCTTCCCTGGAATTCGTGCAGTACAGTTTCGGCGAGGTCAAGTATGAGGTGGAAGAGTGCCTTGCCCGGGGCATGACCTACGAAGCCCCGGTGAAGATCGTCGTCCGCCTGGTCGTCTACGATGTGGATAAGGAAGCGGGAACCCGGTC from Syntrophobacter fumaroxidans MPOB includes these protein-coding regions:
- the rplJ gene encoding 50S ribosomal protein L10, whose product is MNRAKKEQVVAELHEKLQRASAAILTDFKGLTVAEMTDLRGALAAEKVEYQVVKNTLMRLASKDTGAEALVPILKGTCAVAIGYGDPSIPAKIIKKFNKTNEKLAIKAGALGIRLLNSDQVAALAELPPREELLAKLLGTLNALPTGLVTVLSGVPRAFVGVLAAIQRKREEA
- the rplK gene encoding 50S ribosomal protein L11, which gives rise to MAKKVVTNIKLQVPAGQANPSPPIGPALGQHGVNIMEFCKAFNARTQGQEGMIIPVVITVYADRSFTFITKTPPAAVLLKKTAQIAKGSNEPNRTKVAKVTRAQVEEIAKLKMPDLNARDLDAAVLTIMGTARSMGIEVE
- the rplA gene encoding 50S ribosomal protein L1 — translated: MAKHGKKYRAARATIDPAKRYTFQEALELATGSIFCKFDETLDIAVRLGVDPRHADQMVRGTVVLPNGLGKPVRVLVFAKGEKVKEALDAGADHAGGDELVDRIKEGWLEFDKTVATPDMMGAVGKIGKVLGPRGLMPNAKLGTVTFDLQKVVKEIKAGKVDFRVEKTGIVHAPMGKVSFGQEKLIQNISAFIDTLIRLKPTAAKGTYVRGIAISTTMGPGIQIDPLAVKTIVA
- a CDS encoding transglutaminase-like domain-containing protein, which translates into the protein MMDADPIYLRPTAIIDSDHPSVRDLAEKTVRGCGDPRQMAVRLYLAVRDGIWYSPYLPFEEPLYYRASYVLSCGKSFCIPKASLLCALSRACGIPCRLGFANVRNHLAGERLTDRLGTDVFVYHAFAEFFLGGGWVKATPAFNRELCEWYRVPPLDFNGRDDSLFQAFNSEHQRYMEYIEFIGSYADVPVEEIVNAFVKTYGERRAESWAQRRRDGGCDSGGRPVVEKNSAGDNR
- the secE gene encoding preprotein translocase subunit SecE, encoding MNLPKLFTKKNEAERSAKSPKAESSRKASLRAVKPKKTETSKRPSRKPEESRLAWWHASRQYLREVVSELKKVVWPSRKETVGSTAVVLVIVAVCGVFLGIVDQVLSLLVRMLIG
- the nusG gene encoding transcription termination/antitermination protein NusG, whose product is MAKSWYIVHTYSGFEHKVKSALEERIKAEGKGSLFGQILVPTEKVIELVKGQRKASSRKFYPGYILVQMELNDDTWHLVRHTPKVTGFIGSQERPIPLSDEEAETIILQMEEGAQKPRPKFRFEKGDEVRVVDGPFASFNGIVDEVMPDKGKVRVLVSIFGRSTPVELDFVQVNRI
- the rplL gene encoding 50S ribosomal protein L7/L12; the encoded protein is MSTISKEDVIKFIENMTVLELSELVKELEERFGVSAAAPVAMAAMPAGAAEAAPVAEQTEFSVVITGVGDKKIQVIKEVRAITNLGLKEAKDLVEKVPGVVKEAIPKDEAEAIAKQLTEAGATVEIK
- the rpmG gene encoding 50S ribosomal protein L33, with protein sequence MRTLVTLACSECKRRNYTTTKNKRTTPEKLSFKKYCRFCHAHTEHKETK
- a CDS encoding SDR family oxidoreductase, with product MKRLLLTGASGLLGWNVCRLKRDRWEIHGVAHRHPIAIDGVRGHVVDLTDRAQTADMFRRLKPRAVIHAAAATNVNWCQENRAESYRINVEAPFHIAALCAESAIPYLFISSDMVFDGLSPPYGERDPVSPVNVYGEQKARAEEMVAAEYPNAVICRLPLMFGEPGPFSSGFVQPMIEAMRSGRELPLFTDEIRTPVSAESAVEGIFLALRQTGGILHLGGRERVSRYAFGLLLARLAGFGEAGLRACRQRDVKMPAPRPRDVSLDSTRAFSLGYSPGRIEDELRRLLASSPLR
- the tuf gene encoding elongation factor Tu yields the protein MGKKKFERTKPHVNVGTVGHIDHGKTTLTAAITKQLAKRGRAEFVPFDQIDKAPEERERGITIATAHVEYETDKRHYAHVDCPGHADYIKNMITGAAQMDGAILVVAADDGPMPQTREHILLSRQVGVPYIVVFLNKVDMVDDPELIELVELELRELLSKYGFPGDDVPIIKGSALRALEADDPEHPDTKCIFELMEAIDAYVPDPVRDIDKPFLMPIEDVFSISGRGTVVTGRVERGVIRVSEDVEIVGFRPTFKTVCTGVEMFRKTLDQGQAGDNVGVLLRGTKRDEVERGQVVAKPGSITPHTKFKAEVYVLKKEEGGRHTPFFPGYRPQFYFRTTDVTGIMTLPEGVEMVMPGDNISTEVHLITPVALEKELRFAIREGGRTVGAGVITEIIE